The genome window AATCCGGATGTGATTGCGACCCTCAACGGTCTGCCGATCATGCAGAAGGATCTGGAAGAAGAATGCATCACGCGTCACGGCGTCGAAGTGCTGGATGGCGAAATCAATCGCCGCGTCCTGCAGCAGGCCCTGAAGTCGCGTAACCTGGACGTTACCGAGCAGGACCTGAATGACGAAATCAGCCGTGCCGCTGACTCGTACGGCTTCCTGAAGAAGGATGGTTCGCCCGACTTTGAAGCCTGGCTTGAGGAAGTGACCAAGGAGCAGAACATCTCCGTCGAGGTCTACGTTCGTGACGCCGTCTGGCCGACCGTCGCCCTGAAAAAGCTGGTCGCCGAGAAGATCCAAGTCACCGAAGAGGACGTCCAAAAGGGCTTTGAAGCCAACTATGGCGAACGCGTCCAGGTTTTGGCGATCGTGCTCGACAACCAGCGTCGCGCTCAGGAAGTGTGGGATATGGCCCGCAAAAACCCGAGCGAACAGTTCTTCGGCGAACTGGCCCGTCAGTACTCGATCGAGCCGGTCTCGAAGAACAACGATGGCCAGGTTCCGCCGATTCGCCGCAACGGCGGTCAGCCGAAGCTGGAAGAAGAAGCCTTCCGTCTGCAGCCGGGCGAGCTATCGAGCATCGTCAACATCGGCCGTCAGTCGCTGATCTTGAAGGCCTTGGGCCGGACCAAGCCGACCATCACCGACATCAACGTCGTCCGCGACGAACTGGTGAAGGACATCCACGAGAAGAAGATTCGCCTGGAAATGGCCAAGGCGTTCGACGAACTGCGGGAAGAAGCCCAGATCGACAACTTCCTGGCCAACACCACCCAGATGGGTAAAAAGTTGGAAGCTGCCGCCCGACAGCAACCGACTCGTTAATGCCGAAACTTCTCCAGAAGTTCTGCAAATCTTGGAAGCCCCGACCAGCGTCGGGGCTTCTTTTTGTAGGTCGAGGCCGAACCTGAGGTTTACGCAGGGTATCCTCCGCTCAAGTCGTCCTTTCCTACTAGGTTGCCGATTCTTAGAATTAACGTTTCCGCGGCCGATTTCCATTTACGCATTTGCCGCTATGCGGCGTTTATCAGGTTTAGGTCCATGAGCTCCGAATCCGGCCACCCCATCGGTGGCGAGACCCCCTTTAAAGTCGAATATGCGCAGCGCGTTTACCGCCTGCCCCCTTACATGTTCGGCCGCATCAACGCCTTGTTGTACGAAAAGCGGGTCGCCGGACATGACGTCATCGACCTGGGGATGGGGAACCCGTCCGATCCGCCGCAAGAATTCGTCATGGAAAAGATGTGCGAAGCGGTCCGGGACGAGCGGAACCATGGCTACAGCAAGTCGAACGGCATTCGCAACTTGCGCCGTGAAGTCGCCGGCAAGTACCTGAAAAAATACGGCGTACGCCTGGACCCTGAGTCGGAAATTATCGCCTGCCTTGGCTCGAAGGAAGGTTTCTCGCACATGTGCCTGGCGATGATGGGCCCTGGCGACACCGCGATTGTGCCGGCGCCCTATTTCCCGGTGCACACCTATGCCGTCGCCTTGGCTTCCGGGAACGTCATCGCGCTCGAAGTGGGCGATAGCGAGAAGTTTCTCCAAAATATCGCTTACACATGCGAACACCTTTATCCGAAACCGAAGCTGCTGATCATCTGCTATCCCCACAACCCGTCGACCGTGACGGTCGAGCCCGAGTTCTTCGTTGAAGTGGTGAAGCTGGCGAAGCGGTACGGATTCATGGTGATTAGCGACTTCGCCTACGCCGATATCGCCTTTGACGGTTATAAGCCTCCCAGCTTCCTGTCGGCGCCTGGTGCGTCGTCGGTCGGCGTCGAATTCACGACGATGAGCAAGGGATACAACATGGCGGGCTGGCGCGTCGGCTTCTGTGCCGGCAACGCCGAAATGATCAAAGGTCTCGCCACGATCAAGGGTTACTACGATTACGGCATGTTCCAGGCGATCCAGATCGCCGCGATCGTTGCTCTCCGCGAAGGGGACGCCGCGGTCGAAGAACAGAGCCGCATTTACGAGAGCCGCCGCGACGTGCTGGTCGACGGCCTGACGCGACTCGGCTGGGGCGTGACGCCGCCAAAAGCTGGAATGTTCGTCTGGGCGAAGATTCCGGACGTCTGGATGCAGCGGATGAATACCATGGATTTCGCCATGATGCTGCTGGAAAAGGGTGACGTCGCCGTCAGCCCCGGTAGCGGCTTTGGCCCGTGCGGCGAAGGTTACGTCCGCATGGCGATGGTCGAAAACGAAGAACGCTTGCGTCAGGCGGTCCGTCAGATCGGTCGCTGCCTGAAGCAGGAAGAAAAAGAGCTGGTCAGTGCCCAGTCCTAAGAGGGCAGTAGACCGCAATTCCCGTAAATTTCGAGCCTCGAATCGTAAGATTCGGGGCTTTTTTCTTTGTTTGGGCGGGAATCGGCCAGATTGCCGAGCTGCACAAGACTTGGTCCTAGTCGGAGCTAGCGGAGATTCCTATAATGACCCAAATTTGCGCCCCCGGCGCATGAAAAAAGGAGGACTCTCGCTCGCCGAAACAAGAGTCCTCCCAAATTGGCTGTCCGGACCGAAGCCCGGAGACCCACAGCCGTACTGATGGATATCGGGCTTCGCACCCGCAATACTTTAAGCGACGCTTGGCTCAGACGGTCGTTAGGAAGAGAACGACCTTGCCGTTTGAGAAAGAGTTCGCATTCGATTCACCTGAAACAGAATCTGACGATAACGCAATGACGCAACCGATCGCGAAACTGGCGCTGGAAGACGGAACCGTTTTTACTGGTCTTTCTTTGGGTGCTGAGGGAGAAGTCGACGGGGAAGTTTGCTTCAACACGTCGATGACCGGTTATCAGGAAATCCTGACCGATCCTAGCTATCGTGGCCAAATTTTGACCATGACCTACACGCAGATCGGTAATTACGGGGTGAATACCGAGGACATGGAGAGCTCCAAGACGCACATGTCCGGATTTATCGTGCGTGAATGTAGTCGACGCGTCAGCAACTTCCGCGCGAACAAGTCGCTCGACGAATTCCTGAAAGAAAACAACGTCGTTGGACTCACCGGGATCGATACGCGAGCTCTCGTTCGACGCTTGCGTAACAGTGGCGCCATGAAAGGCGTTCTCTCGACGATCGACCTGGATGACGCTTCGCTGGTCGAAAAAGCTCGCAACAGCGCCGGTCTGGTCGGCCGTGACCTTGTGAAAGAGGTCATGCCGGCGGAAGGATCTGACTGGAGCGAAAAGCTGAGCCCGTGGGTGAAGATGGGGGACAGAAATCGAGCCGAGAAATCGCGCAGCGAACTTGACCTGCACGTCGTCGCTCTCGATTTCGGCATGAAATGGAATATCCCGCGGCATCTGCAGGACATGGGCTGCAAAGTAACCGTGATGCCTGGCTCTTCGACTGCGGAAGAAGTGCTAGCGCAAAACCCAGACGCCGTCTTCCTGTCGAATGGCCCTGGCGATCCGGAACCGCTGGTCGGCCCGATCGAAACGATTCGAGGCCTCTTGGGCAAGAAGCCGATCTTTGGCATTTGCTTGGGGCATCAGCTGCTGTCGCTGGCCTGCGGCGCGAAGACCTTCAAGTTGAAGTTCGGTCATCGCGGCGCCAATCAGCCCGTTTTGGACGTCACGACCAACAAGGTCGAAATCACGTCGCAAAACCATGGCTTCGCCGTCGAAGAAGAGTCGCTTCCCGATTGCCTGGAAATCACCCATCGCAATCTGAACGACAACACCATCGCCGGCGTGCAGCACAAGACGCTGCCTGCATTCAGTGTGCAGTACCATCCAGAAGCTTCGGCCGGTCCGCATGATAGCGAGTACCTGTTCGAGCGATTCCGCGAACTGGTGACCGGGCAGCGCGTCTAGCTTTCGCCAGTAACGCTATTGCGTATCGCGGTACTCCTCGAGCAAGAGTACCGCGTCGACGGTCGACAGCGAATCGCGGCGCTGCAAGCATTGGCAGAGCTCGCGCCAATCGGAGACCGGCATCGAACCTTGCCGAATCAGCATCGGCGCCATTTCTCCGTCTGCCTCCAGGCAAACGTAATAGAGCGCCAGCGTGCAGACCGGGCAGGCAATCTCGCCGGTCTGCGAATCTTCTGGCAACGCCATTGGAAGTCGGCAGTTAGGACATGCCGCCGACTTCCCCGGATCGGCCATCTTAGTTTTGACCGCCGGCCGTCGCGTACTCGGGGGCTACGCCTGCTTCAGCGGCTCCCGTCAGCGGCGGCAGCGCTTCTTCGAGCACGCCCTTGGCTTTCGGCCACATCAGGACCGCCTCAACCATCATCCAGGCCTGTAGGATCAGCGTACCGACGCTAAACCCGAAGAGGAGATACTTGCCGTTCCAGAAGAAGCCGGTGTCGCCGCGGAAGAACTCTCCGAGCCAGGCCAGTTGCGGGTACTTCTCGATAAACCAGGCGGTGTCGCCATTGAACATGTTCCACAGCGTCGCGATCGCCGGCAGGAAAAGCATCAGGATCATCGGCGGCAATGCGAACCAGACCGGAATCTTGCGGCGCCAGAGATAGAAGATGGTGACCATCAACGCCATCCCGGCTAGCAATTGATTGACGGCGCCAAACAGCGGCCACAGCAGCATTCCACCGGCGCCAGGCGAATTGCCGGCGAAGATCGCCACCAGGCCGCCGAGACCAACTGCGATGCCGGTCGCAATGTATTTGTCGGAGAGAGGCTTGGTTACCGGCGAGGAGGCGAATAGCTCTTGCAGGACGTATCGCTGGAGTCGCGTCGCCGTGTCGAGCGTCGTCGCCGCGAAGCTGGCGACCAGCACCGCCATGATCCCGAGACCCAAGCGAAGCGGAATGCCGATCGCGGTCAGGAAGTTGGCGCCGCCGTCGACGAACGCGCCGACCATGTTGCCCAGGTTGTTAAACTTCGCCCAGCCGGCGCTAGCGTCATAGCGAGCTTCCCATGAGGCGCGGCCGACCATCGGTTGTCCTTCGGCCGTCATCACCGCTTGGTAAGTGCCATCCGGCGTTCGTTCGTAACGCCCCATGCCGACGCCGGCACAGCAGGCGAGAATTACCACGACCGCCAGCGCTCCTTCGAGCAGCATGGCGCCGTAGCCGACGTACTGAGCGTCCTTCTCGTTGGCGACCTGTTTGCTCGACGTGCCGCTGCTTACCAAGCAGTGGAAGCCGCTACAGGCGCCGCACGCAATGGTGATGAACAGAAACGGGAAAATCGGGGGAGCGTCGAGCGGGATATTTTCGGCGACCGGCGGGGCGCTGGCGAACAAGTTGGCGGCGCCGGTAAGCGAAGCGACAACCAGGCCAAGCCCCAACAGGAAGAGTGCCAAAACCAGCTCATGGCTGTTGATGTAGTCGCGTGGTTGCAGCAGCGTCCAGACCGGCATTACCGACGCGATAAAGCAGTAGATCAACAGGATCACCGTCCAGATCACGACCGCGTTGCCGTAGTACTGCCACCAGGTCGCATCGGCCGGCATCTCGGCCGGGGTCAACAAGTTCACGCCCAGCAACTGAGTCAGGTCGATCGGCAGCCAATAAACGCCGATGACGATCGCGCCGTACATCACCACCAGGGCGGCGAGCGACGGCCAGAGGAGGTTTCCTCCCTTGCGGCAAACGTAGTAGCCGATCGCAATCGCGACTGGAACTTCGACCCAGACCGAGAGAACCGACTGCGGATATTTGGCGAAGATGAGGGCGATCACCAGACCGAAGATCGCCAACACCACGGTCAGAGCCAAAGCCAGGACCATCAGGAACAGGAACTTTGCCCGTGGATTGATCAGACGGCCAGCGACTTCGCCGATCGTTTGCCCGCGATTGCGTAGCGAAACGACAAGCGCCCCGAAGTCATGTACGGCGCCGACGAAGATCGAGCCGAAAACGACCCAGAGCAGGGCAGGGAGCCAACCCCAAAAGACGGCGATCGCGGGGCCGACGATCGGTCCCGTTCCGGCGATGCTGGTGAAGTGGTGTCCGAAGACGACTTCGCGATTGGTCGGCACGTAGTCGACGTCATCGCGCAATTGGTGACTGGGGGTGACCGCCTCGTGATCGAGTCGAAAAATCTTTCGACCAAGCCAACGTCCATAGGTGTGGTAGGCGAGGATGAAGCCAAAGAAAGAGAGCGCAGCGACAATCAGCGTCGACATCAACTATTTGGGGGGCAAGAGTAGGGGGGAAGCAAGGTGATATTTTTTAAATTTTAACGGCAGATCGTGCTCGAATACAGTGCGAAGGAGCAAGAATGCTCAAACCATCTGGCGTTGTTTTCCCCGGCGTTCGTAAGACATTTCGCCGACGCAGACTTTGCGGCGCGGAAAAATAAGAAGTAGTGCACCGTAAGACGGTCGGGCGATTAACGCCGTCCCCCCCGCGTTTCGCCCGATCGTTTTCTTGCAGAATAGGGGGCGAATCGCCGCCGGACAGCTAGTGAGGCTTGGCGTCGCACTCTGGCGTCTGTTCGCAGGCGGGCGCTTCTTTACAGGAAGACTTACAGGTCTGTGCCTGGCATTTCCAGAGCATGCAGCGGGAGACCTTGCAGTTCTCCACCGCTTTGCAGTCGCCGACTTCGTCGCATTTCTCTTTATCGCAGTCCTTCTTCTCTTCGCACTCGCTCATCGCATCGTAATGCCTTTTGCAGCCGGGGCAGTGCTGGAAATGGGCGTCCATTTGCTGCATCTGGCTGACGCTGAGCGTTTGCGAACGGTAGGCCGGCATTTGGTTCCGGCACTGGCTGCAGCTGATGCCGGCGTAAATCGGAATGGGACGCGCAGGTCCCAACCAGAGGACGATGCCAATTACCAAGAAGACGGAGCACAAACTCCCAACCGTCTGGATCGCCAAGCGGCGACGACGGAGCGTAACGAGGTTCCGGGCGACCTCGGCAAATTCGCCGGCTCGGCAGGGTCGCCAAGATTCTGGGTCGTGCTCGTTCATGCAGTTGGAAGTTGGGGCCGCAGGCAGCTGGAAACGGAAAACTACCTAATCGTACGCAATGTTCGACGAGAGATTGGTGTGGAGTTCTACGAACTGGGGTGATTTCGCGGAAAA of Blastopirellula sediminis contains these proteins:
- a CDS encoding aminotransferase class I/II-fold pyridoxal phosphate-dependent enzyme — encoded protein: MSSESGHPIGGETPFKVEYAQRVYRLPPYMFGRINALLYEKRVAGHDVIDLGMGNPSDPPQEFVMEKMCEAVRDERNHGYSKSNGIRNLRREVAGKYLKKYGVRLDPESEIIACLGSKEGFSHMCLAMMGPGDTAIVPAPYFPVHTYAVALASGNVIALEVGDSEKFLQNIAYTCEHLYPKPKLLIICYPHNPSTVTVEPEFFVEVVKLAKRYGFMVISDFAYADIAFDGYKPPSFLSAPGASSVGVEFTTMSKGYNMAGWRVGFCAGNAEMIKGLATIKGYYDYGMFQAIQIAAIVALREGDAAVEEQSRIYESRRDVLVDGLTRLGWGVTPPKAGMFVWAKIPDVWMQRMNTMDFAMMLLEKGDVAVSPGSGFGPCGEGYVRMAMVENEERLRQAVRQIGRCLKQEEKELVSAQS
- the carA gene encoding glutamine-hydrolyzing carbamoyl-phosphate synthase small subunit, with protein sequence MTQPIAKLALEDGTVFTGLSLGAEGEVDGEVCFNTSMTGYQEILTDPSYRGQILTMTYTQIGNYGVNTEDMESSKTHMSGFIVRECSRRVSNFRANKSLDEFLKENNVVGLTGIDTRALVRRLRNSGAMKGVLSTIDLDDASLVEKARNSAGLVGRDLVKEVMPAEGSDWSEKLSPWVKMGDRNRAEKSRSELDLHVVALDFGMKWNIPRHLQDMGCKVTVMPGSSTAEEVLAQNPDAVFLSNGPGDPEPLVGPIETIRGLLGKKPIFGICLGHQLLSLACGAKTFKLKFGHRGANQPVLDVTTNKVEITSQNHGFAVEEESLPDCLEITHRNLNDNTIAGVQHKTLPAFSVQYHPEASAGPHDSEYLFERFRELVTGQRV
- a CDS encoding carbon starvation CstA family protein; the encoded protein is MSTLIVAALSFFGFILAYHTYGRWLGRKIFRLDHEAVTPSHQLRDDVDYVPTNREVVFGHHFTSIAGTGPIVGPAIAVFWGWLPALLWVVFGSIFVGAVHDFGALVVSLRNRGQTIGEVAGRLINPRAKFLFLMVLALALTVVLAIFGLVIALIFAKYPQSVLSVWVEVPVAIAIGYYVCRKGGNLLWPSLAALVVMYGAIVIGVYWLPIDLTQLLGVNLLTPAEMPADATWWQYYGNAVVIWTVILLIYCFIASVMPVWTLLQPRDYINSHELVLALFLLGLGLVVASLTGAANLFASAPPVAENIPLDAPPIFPFLFITIACGACSGFHCLVSSGTSSKQVANEKDAQYVGYGAMLLEGALAVVVILACCAGVGMGRYERTPDGTYQAVMTAEGQPMVGRASWEARYDASAGWAKFNNLGNMVGAFVDGGANFLTAIGIPLRLGLGIMAVLVASFAATTLDTATRLQRYVLQELFASSPVTKPLSDKYIATGIAVGLGGLVAIFAGNSPGAGGMLLWPLFGAVNQLLAGMALMVTIFYLWRRKIPVWFALPPMILMLFLPAIATLWNMFNGDTAWFIEKYPQLAWLGEFFRGDTGFFWNGKYLLFGFSVGTLILQAWMMVEAVLMWPKAKGVLEEALPPLTGAAEAGVAPEYATAGGQN
- a CDS encoding zf-HC2 domain-containing protein, producing the protein MNEHDPESWRPCRAGEFAEVARNLVTLRRRRLAIQTVGSLCSVFLVIGIVLWLGPARPIPIYAGISCSQCRNQMPAYRSQTLSVSQMQQMDAHFQHCPGCKRHYDAMSECEEKKDCDKEKCDEVGDCKAVENCKVSRCMLWKCQAQTCKSSCKEAPACEQTPECDAKPH